The Cottoperca gobio chromosome 22, fCotGob3.1, whole genome shotgun sequence genome contains a region encoding:
- the mrps26 gene encoding small ribosomal subunit protein mS26 — translation MFQVIGGRTVQAVRLFAPRSAVLVEAVRGRKSRTDPVAKSKEGRIKVPPPVDPEEMVVLKERYSEYQMIMKALRMEFKEEVLRKKYEDDRGSKAEERARQDAAEHRVLMAFNDQENQRLLALRITRIQKENEEAERKKLEASVQREQEQQEFLREKEKEVLKLQEDAKNFITLENLDQRIEEALDNPKNYNFAIDKSRRVVKKTTLE, via the exons ATGTTCCAGGTAATCGGCGGGAGGACCGTCCAGGCGGTCCGGCTCTTTGCACCCAGGAGCGCCGTGCTCGTGGAGGCTGTCCGCGGCAGAAAGTCCCGCACCGATCCGGTGGCCAAGTCCAAAGAGGGGCGAATCAAAGTGCCTCCCCCGGTGGACCCGGAGGAGATGGTCGTCCTCAAGGAGAGATACTCGGAGTACCAGATGATCATGAAGGCGCTCCG TATGGAGTTTAAGGAGGAGGTGCTTCGTAAAAAGTACGAGGATGATCGAGGCTCCAAGGCGGAGGAGAGGGCGAGGCAGGACGCGGCGGAGCATCGCGTCCTCATGGCCTTTAACGACCAGGAGAACCAGCGTCTGCTCGCACTCCG GATCACGAGGATCCAGAAGGAAAATGAGGAAGCTGAGCGGAAGAAGCTTGAAGCGTCCGTTCAGCGCGAACAAGAGCAGCAAGAGTTCCTCcgagaaaaagagaaggaagttTTGAAGTTGCAG GAGGATGCAAAGAACTTCATCACCTTGGAGAACTTGGATCAGCGTATAGAAGAAGCTCTGGACAATCCAAAGAATTACAACTTTGCCATTGACAAATCAAGGAGAGTTGTTAAAAAGACGACGCTGGAGTGA